One window from the genome of Elaeis guineensis isolate ETL-2024a chromosome 5, EG11, whole genome shotgun sequence encodes:
- the LOC105044827 gene encoding transcription factor WRKY45-1, producing MTSPSQGNPLTQAAIGQLIKGQEAAARLEVLLQETTLGNSAIEAFKEVWDSFSRSISLLDSGKPLETGQDPAITGVSKKRKTSPGEVKRGASRRRSQPTSLRMVLSKTLDDGYTWRKYGQKEIQSSKFPRAYFRCTHKFDQGCNAIRQVQRSEVDESMFIITYMGDHTCRDPSMLPQIISPPSLKGSCLISFGSSPTDNRQEAPLPSSSPSYVPERHEDVLSNLSPGTSSSEYVARAAAYNEGSKLMTPLGSTSDHGDVDSGFHSSTSSLDMDFVTDSFEDIFSFDHDGFL from the exons ATGACATCCCCTAGCCAGGGAAATCCCTTGACCCAGGCGGCGATCGGACAACTGATCAAGGGGCAGGAGGCCGCCGCCCGGCTTGAGGTCCTTCTGCAAGAGACAACACTAGGGAATTCGGCGATCGAAGCCTTCAAGGAGGTATGGGATtcattctctagatcaatctctTTGTTGGACTCCGGCAAGCCACTTGAGACAGGTCAGGATCCGGCGATCACCGGAGTTAGTAAGAAGAGAAAAACAAGTCCGGGGGAAGTCAAGAGAGGTGCTAGCCGGAGAAG gtcACAACCAACTTCTTTGAGGATGGTCCTATCCAAGACATTGGATGATGGCTACACATGGAGGAAATATGGACAGAAGGAGATCCAAAGCTCCAAATTTCCGAG GGCCTATTTTAGATGCACCCACAAGTTCGATCAAGGTTGCAATGCTATCAGACAGGTGCAGCGATCGGAGGTTGATGAATCTATGTTTATAATCACTTACATGGGGGATCACACATGTAGGGACCCATCCATGCTTCCTCAAATCATCTCACCTCCCAGTCTCAAGGGGTCTTGTCTAATTAGCTTCGGATCAAGTCCCACTGATAATAGACAAGAAGCCCCACTGCCCTCCTCCTCACCTTCTTATGTGCCAGAACGTCATGAAGACGTGCTAAGTAATCTGTCCCCCGGTACCTCATCATCGGAGTATGTCGCGCGAGCGGCAGCATATAATGAAGGGTCCAAGCTGATGACACCATTAGGGTCTACATCCGATCATGGCGATGTAGACTCGGGCTTCCACTCTTCTACTAGCAGCCTAGACATGGACTTTGTCACTGACTCATTTGAGGATATATTTAGCTTTGATCATGATGGATTCCTCTAA